AGATCGGAGACATGCCGCTTCCTCCCTACATTGAAAGGGAGCCCAAAGATTCCGATAAAGAGAATTACCAAACCATATTTGCCAAAGAACGTGGAGCTGTTGCCGCACCCACTGCAGGGATGCATTTTACCCCGGAACTGGTAGAGAAGCTTGAGAAAAAAGGAGTCGACTTTGTGCCCGTCACCCTGCATATAGGCTGGGGTACATTCAGGCCGGTTGAGGTTGAAGATCTGACCAAGCACCGAATGGATTCTGAGAACTACTACATATCAAAAGAATCATCCGACCGTATCAACGAAGCCCTGAAGAGCAAGAAGAATAAAGTGGTGGCTTGCGGTACATCTGCGGTGCGTGTAATCGAAACAAGCGTGATGGCCAGCGGTATGTCGAAACCCGGAACAGGCTGGACGGATAAATTTATCTACCCCGATTACAACTTCAAGATAACAGAAGCGATTATCACCAATTTTCACAGGCCCGAATCCACGCTGTTAATGCTTGCGGCGGCATTTGGGGGCTTTGAATACATCAAGGAAGCCTATAAGGAGGCGGTAAAGGAGGATTACCGGTTTTTCTCATTCGGTGACGCAATGCTGATACTCTAACCGGAGAGAAACAGGGTGGGAAAAGAAACACGTCTTGCACTGATCGTCCCCGCTGCCGGTTCCGGCGAGCGGCTTGGAAAAAAAATTCCCAAACCCTATCTGACCATCAGCGGAAAAACGATACTTGAGCATACGCTCAGGAAGTTTAGTCCGCTGCCCGAGCTGGAAGAAGTTGTGGTTTCTACCTCACCTGAATACAGGGAACGCACCGAACGTATTCTGGATGAGCTCTTTCCAGATAAATCGACACGCGTAGTACAGGGAGGCGCCGAACGGCAGGACTCCATAAGAAATGCGCTGAATACACTTTCAGAGCGTGTCGGCCTGGTTGCCGTTCATGATGCCGTGAGGCCTTTTATCGAAACATCATTCATCCGGTTGTGTATTGAAGAGGCGGACAGCAGGGGAGCGGCCATTATTGCCGTTCCGGCCAAAGATACCATTAAAGTGTCGGACCCGTCGGGCTGCATTCAATCTACACCCGACAGAAAAAACCTGTGGCAGGCCCAAACCCCTCAGATTTTTAAGGTATCTGTTCTGAGAAAGGCCTATGAGGCTGCCCTTGAAGAGAACGTTTTGGGCACCGATGATGCTTCTCTTGTAGAACGAATCGGTGAGCCTGTATATCTGATTGAAGGCAACCGCGAAAATTTTAAAATCACTTACCCGCTTGATCTCAGGCTGGCTGAATGGCTGCTGGATGAGGCGGCAAGGTAGAGTTTATGGATACATTCAG
Above is a window of Rhodohalobacter mucosus DNA encoding:
- the ispD gene encoding 2-C-methyl-D-erythritol 4-phosphate cytidylyltransferase; amino-acid sequence: MGKETRLALIVPAAGSGERLGKKIPKPYLTISGKTILEHTLRKFSPLPELEEVVVSTSPEYRERTERILDELFPDKSTRVVQGGAERQDSIRNALNTLSERVGLVAVHDAVRPFIETSFIRLCIEEADSRGAAIIAVPAKDTIKVSDPSGCIQSTPDRKNLWQAQTPQIFKVSVLRKAYEAALEENVLGTDDASLVERIGEPVYLIEGNRENFKITYPLDLRLAEWLLDEAAR
- the queA gene encoding tRNA preQ1(34) S-adenosylmethionine ribosyltransferase-isomerase QueA, which gives rise to MKLTDFKFEIDHFNVPDEPAEPRDSSRLMVLDREDKSIKHEKFSDIHKYLNKGDVVVYNNTKVFPAKLKGKKEKTEADIEVFLLRELQPENMLWDVLVEPARKIRIGNKLYFGEDLMAEVVDNTTSRGRTIRFLYEGPNQDLYERLDEIGDMPLPPYIEREPKDSDKENYQTIFAKERGAVAAPTAGMHFTPELVEKLEKKGVDFVPVTLHIGWGTFRPVEVEDLTKHRMDSENYYISKESSDRINEALKSKKNKVVACGTSAVRVIETSVMASGMSKPGTGWTDKFIYPDYNFKITEAIITNFHRPESTLLMLAAAFGGFEYIKEAYKEAVKEDYRFFSFGDAMLIL